A window of Gasterosteus aculeatus chromosome 9, fGasAcu3.hap1.1, whole genome shotgun sequence contains these coding sequences:
- the uso1 gene encoding general vesicular transport factor p115 isoform X3 has protein sequence MNFLRGVMGGQAAGPQPSGAETIHKLCDRVASSTLLEDRRDAVRALKSLSKKYRLEVGTQAMDHLVNILQTDRSDSEILGYALDTLYNILCNDEEEEQDESEDAVTPISASGKPKNASSPDETAQKQSDDLGAQFTEQFVQDPEHVTLLLALLEEFDFHVRWPGVKLLTALLKNQGVQVQGIILVSPMGVSRLMDLLADSREVIRNDGLLLLQQLTKSNAAIQKIVAFESAFERLLDIITEEGSSDGGIVVEDCLLLLLNLLKNNSSNQNFFKEGSYIQRMKPWFEIGDDNSGWSAQKVTNLHLMLQLVRVMVSPVNSPGATSSCQKSMYQCGLLQQLCTILMATGVPADILTETINTVSEVIRGSQVNQDYFASVNAPSNPPRPAIVVLLMSMVNERQPFVLRCAVLYCFQCFLYKNQKGQGEIVATLLPSTIDANSISAGQLLCGGLFSADSLSNWCAAVALAHSLQDNLTQKEQLLRVQLATSLGKPPVSLLQQCTNILSQGSKVQTRVGLLMLLCTWINNCPIAVTHFLHNQENVPFLTAQISENLGEDERLVQGLCALLLGICIYYNDNSLENYTKEKLKQLIEKRIGKENFVEKLGFITKHELYSRAAQKPQPVFPAPEQMLFDHEFTKLVKELEGVITKAVHKSNEEEKKEEEVKKTLEQHDNIVTQYKELIREQDSQIQELKEQVESMSSQNEQMQTTVSQQLAQIQQHKDQYNILKLKIGKESQSNGQVDVSQVNGLQTEELTQLREEVEELRKQHALFQTQLGDKDALISALRSETADSSAGGSDHTELLKELEALRNQVQAQSAEINQMQTERQELLRRAEAGSSDEVSGSGGSLEAGATAEVESRLAAQTAETEILKEAAKGLSESRAELEQQLAAATSTVAILQTEKAKLQTEVQESKKEQDDLLMLLADQDQKIHSLRLRLKDLGEPVDDEDDLDCRDQTDEEDYEEDDEKEEDKDEN, from the exons ATGAACTTCTTGAGAGGAGTGATGGGTGGGCAGGCAGCCGGGCCGCAGCCGTCCGGAGCCGAGACG ATCCACAAGTTGTGTGACCGAGTAGCCTCGTCAACGCTCCTGGAAGACCGCAGAGATGCAGTCCGGGCTCTCAAGTCTCTCTCTAAG AAATATCGCCTGGAAGTTGGCACACAGGCGATGGATCACTTGGTTAATATACTGCAAACTGACAG GTCTGACTCTGAAATCCTCGGCTATGCTTTGGACACACtgtacaacatcctctgcaatgatgaggaggaagagcaag ATGAATCAGAAG ATGCAGTAACTCCCATCTCTGCTTCAGGGAAGCCTAAGAATGCTTCCTCGCCTG ATGAGACCGCCCAGAAGCAGTCCGATGACCTGGGGGCCCAGTTCACCGAGCAGTTTGTTCAGGACCCCGAGCATGTGACTCTGCTTCTCGCACTGTTGGAG GAGTTTGACTTCCATGTACGTTGGCCCGGGGTGAAGCTGCTGACCGCTCTGTTGAAGAACCAAGGTGTCCAGGTCCAGGGTATTATTCTAGTCAGCCCCATGG GTGTTTCCAGATTGATGGACCTGCTAGCAGACTCCAGAGAAGTGATTCGCAACGAT GGCTTGCTGTTGCTTCAGCAGCTTACCAAAAGCAATGCTGCCATTCAGAAAATTGTAGCGTTTGAAAGCGCGTTTGAGCGTCTTCTAGATATCATCACAGAAGAGGGCAGCAGCGATGGAG GTATTGTGGTGGAGgactgtttgctgctgctgctcaaccTGCTCAAGAACAACAGCTCCAATCAGAACTTCTTCAAGGAGGGCTCCTACATTCAGAGAATGAAGCCCTGGTTTGAAATTGGTGACGACAACTCTGGCTGGTCCGCGCAGAAGGTCACCAACCTCCACCTCATGCTGCAG CTGGTGCGTGTCATGGTGTCCCCAGTGAACTCTCCTGGAGCTACATCCAGCTGTCAGAAGTCCATGTACCAGTGCggtctgctgcagcagctgtgcaCCATCCTCATGGCCACAGGTGTTCCTGCCGACATCCTCACTGAG ACCATCAACACTGTGTCAGAGGTCATCAGAGGCTCACAGGTCAACCAGGACTACTTTGCGTCCGTCAACGCTCCTTCAAACCCGCCACg ACCAGCCATCGTGGTGTTGCTCATGTCCATGGTGAATGAGAGACAACCCTTTGTGCTTCGCTGTGCCGTCCTCTACTGTTTCCAGTGTTTCCTGTACAAAAACCAGAAAGGGCAGGGGGAGATTGTGGCCACGCTGCTGCCCTCCACCATTGATG CCAATTCCATCTCAGCGGGCCAGCTGCTGTGCGGAGGGCTGTTCTCCGCGGACTCTCTGTCTAACTGGTGTGCCGCTGTGGCCCTGGCTCACTCCCTGCAGGACAACCTCACTCAGaaggagcagctgctgagggTCCAGCTGGCCACGAGCTTGGGGAAGCCCCCTGTCTCCCTGCTGCAGCAGTGCACCAACATCCTCTCCCAG GGCAGTAAAGTGCAGACCAGGGTGGGCCTCCTCATGCTGCTGTGCACGTGGATCAACAACTGTCCCATTGCTGTCACTCACTTTCTACACAATCAGGAAAACGTTCCCTTT CTGACCGCTCAGATATCAGAGAACTTGGGAGAGGATGAAAGGCTGGTGCAGGGCCTGTGTGCGCTGCTGCTCGGCATCTGCATCTATTACAACGACAACTCGCTGGAAAACTACACCAA AGAGAAGCTAAAGCAGCTAATCGAGAAGCGGATTGGAAAGGAGAACTTTGTAGAGAAACTGGGCTTCATCACCAAACACGAGCTGTACTCGCGGGCGGCTCAGAAGCCGCAGCCCGTCTTCCCGGCTCCGGAACAGATGCTGTTCGACCACGAGTTCACCAAGCTGGTCAAAGAACTGGAGG GTGTGATCACTAAAGCGGTTCACAAATCcaatgaggaggagaaaaaggaagaggaggtgaagaagacaTTAGAGCAACATGACAACATTGTAACTCAGTATAAAGAGCTGATCAGAGAACAG GATTCTCAGatccaggagctgaaggagcaaGTGGAGTCCATGTCATCTCAAAATGAACAGATGCAGACAACAGTGAGCCAGCAGCTGGCCCAGATCCAGCAGCACAAGGATCAGTACAACATCCTCAAGCTGAAAATCG GTAAGGAGAGTCAGTCTAACGGCCAGGTGGACGTCTCTCAGGTGAACGGGCTGCAGACGGAGGAGCTCACACAGctcagggaggaggtggaggagctccgCAAGCAGCACGCCCTCTTTCAAACACAACTCGGGGACAAAGACGCACTCATCAGCGCCCTG AGGTCGGAGACAGCAGACAGTTCAGCAGGAGGATCAGACCACACAGAACTGCTCAAG GAGCTGGAGGCTCTGAGGAATCAGGTCCAGGCTCAGTCTGCAGAAATCAACCAGATGCAGACGGAGAGACAAGAACTGCTCAGAAGGGCTGAAGCTGGG tCTTCCGATGAAGTTTCCGGCAGTGGCGGCTCATTAGAAGCTGGCGCGACGGCGGAAGTAGAGAGCCGACTGGCAGCACAGACCGCTGAGACGGAGATCCTAAAG GAGGCGGCAAAGGGTTTGTCAGAGAGCCGGGCGGAGCTGGAACAGCAGCTGGCCGCAGCCACCAGCACGGTGgccatcctgcagacggagaaGGCAAAGCTGCAAACGGAGGTCCAAGAGTCCAAGAAGGAGCAGGACGACCTGCTGATGCTGCTTGCAGATCAGGACCAGAAGATCCACAGCCTCAGACTGAGACTCAAAGACCTCGGAGAGCCG GTGGACGATGAAGACGATCTCGACTGCAGGGACCAAACCGATGAGGAGGAttatgaggaggatgatgagaaggaggaggacaaagacgaGAACTAG
- the uso1 gene encoding general vesicular transport factor p115 isoform X1 codes for MNFLRGVMGGQAAGPQPSGAETIHKLCDRVASSTLLEDRRDAVRALKSLSKKYRLEVGTQAMDHLVNILQTDRSDSEILGYALDTLYNILCNDEEEEQDESEDAVTPISASGKPKNASSPDETAQKQSDDLGAQFTEQFVQDPEHVTLLLALLEEFDFHVRWPGVKLLTALLKNQGVQVQGIILVSPMGVSRLMDLLADSREVIRNDGLLLLQQLTKSNAAIQKIVAFESAFERLLDIITEEGSSDGGIVVEDCLLLLLNLLKNNSSNQNFFKEGSYIQRMKPWFEIGDDNSGWSAQKVTNLHLMLQLVRVMVSPVNSPGATSSCQKSMYQCGLLQQLCTILMATGVPADILTETINTVSEVIRGSQVNQDYFASVNAPSNPPRPAIVVLLMSMVNERQPFVLRCAVLYCFQCFLYKNQKGQGEIVATLLPSTIDANSISAGQLLCGGLFSADSLSNWCAAVALAHSLQDNLTQKEQLLRVQLATSLGKPPVSLLQQCTNILSQGDKIVRRGSKVQTRVGLLMLLCTWINNCPIAVTHFLHNQENVPFLTAQISENLGEDERLVQGLCALLLGICIYYNDNSLENYTKEKLKQLIEKRIGKENFVEKLGFITKHELYSRAAQKPQPVFPAPEQMLFDHEFTKLVKELEGVITKAVHKSNEEEKKEEEVKKTLEQHDNIVTQYKELIREQDSQIQELKEQVESMSSQNEQMQTTVSQQLAQIQQHKDQYNILKLKIGKESQSNGQVDVSQVNGLQTEELTQLREEVEELRKQHALFQTQLGDKDALISALRSETADSSAGGSDHTELLKELEALRNQVQAQSAEINQMQTERQELLRRAEAGSSDEVSGSGGSLEAGATAEVESRLAAQTAETEILKEAAKGLSESRAELEQQLAAATSTVAILQTEKAKLQTEVQESKKEQDDLLMLLADQDQKIHSLRLRLKDLGEPVDDEDDLDCRDQTDEEDYEEDDEKEEDKDEN; via the exons ATGAACTTCTTGAGAGGAGTGATGGGTGGGCAGGCAGCCGGGCCGCAGCCGTCCGGAGCCGAGACG ATCCACAAGTTGTGTGACCGAGTAGCCTCGTCAACGCTCCTGGAAGACCGCAGAGATGCAGTCCGGGCTCTCAAGTCTCTCTCTAAG AAATATCGCCTGGAAGTTGGCACACAGGCGATGGATCACTTGGTTAATATACTGCAAACTGACAG GTCTGACTCTGAAATCCTCGGCTATGCTTTGGACACACtgtacaacatcctctgcaatgatgaggaggaagagcaag ATGAATCAGAAG ATGCAGTAACTCCCATCTCTGCTTCAGGGAAGCCTAAGAATGCTTCCTCGCCTG ATGAGACCGCCCAGAAGCAGTCCGATGACCTGGGGGCCCAGTTCACCGAGCAGTTTGTTCAGGACCCCGAGCATGTGACTCTGCTTCTCGCACTGTTGGAG GAGTTTGACTTCCATGTACGTTGGCCCGGGGTGAAGCTGCTGACCGCTCTGTTGAAGAACCAAGGTGTCCAGGTCCAGGGTATTATTCTAGTCAGCCCCATGG GTGTTTCCAGATTGATGGACCTGCTAGCAGACTCCAGAGAAGTGATTCGCAACGAT GGCTTGCTGTTGCTTCAGCAGCTTACCAAAAGCAATGCTGCCATTCAGAAAATTGTAGCGTTTGAAAGCGCGTTTGAGCGTCTTCTAGATATCATCACAGAAGAGGGCAGCAGCGATGGAG GTATTGTGGTGGAGgactgtttgctgctgctgctcaaccTGCTCAAGAACAACAGCTCCAATCAGAACTTCTTCAAGGAGGGCTCCTACATTCAGAGAATGAAGCCCTGGTTTGAAATTGGTGACGACAACTCTGGCTGGTCCGCGCAGAAGGTCACCAACCTCCACCTCATGCTGCAG CTGGTGCGTGTCATGGTGTCCCCAGTGAACTCTCCTGGAGCTACATCCAGCTGTCAGAAGTCCATGTACCAGTGCggtctgctgcagcagctgtgcaCCATCCTCATGGCCACAGGTGTTCCTGCCGACATCCTCACTGAG ACCATCAACACTGTGTCAGAGGTCATCAGAGGCTCACAGGTCAACCAGGACTACTTTGCGTCCGTCAACGCTCCTTCAAACCCGCCACg ACCAGCCATCGTGGTGTTGCTCATGTCCATGGTGAATGAGAGACAACCCTTTGTGCTTCGCTGTGCCGTCCTCTACTGTTTCCAGTGTTTCCTGTACAAAAACCAGAAAGGGCAGGGGGAGATTGTGGCCACGCTGCTGCCCTCCACCATTGATG CCAATTCCATCTCAGCGGGCCAGCTGCTGTGCGGAGGGCTGTTCTCCGCGGACTCTCTGTCTAACTGGTGTGCCGCTGTGGCCCTGGCTCACTCCCTGCAGGACAACCTCACTCAGaaggagcagctgctgagggTCCAGCTGGCCACGAGCTTGGGGAAGCCCCCTGTCTCCCTGCTGCAGCAGTGCACCAACATCCTCTCCCAG GGAGATAAGATCGTCCGGCGG GGCAGTAAAGTGCAGACCAGGGTGGGCCTCCTCATGCTGCTGTGCACGTGGATCAACAACTGTCCCATTGCTGTCACTCACTTTCTACACAATCAGGAAAACGTTCCCTTT CTGACCGCTCAGATATCAGAGAACTTGGGAGAGGATGAAAGGCTGGTGCAGGGCCTGTGTGCGCTGCTGCTCGGCATCTGCATCTATTACAACGACAACTCGCTGGAAAACTACACCAA AGAGAAGCTAAAGCAGCTAATCGAGAAGCGGATTGGAAAGGAGAACTTTGTAGAGAAACTGGGCTTCATCACCAAACACGAGCTGTACTCGCGGGCGGCTCAGAAGCCGCAGCCCGTCTTCCCGGCTCCGGAACAGATGCTGTTCGACCACGAGTTCACCAAGCTGGTCAAAGAACTGGAGG GTGTGATCACTAAAGCGGTTCACAAATCcaatgaggaggagaaaaaggaagaggaggtgaagaagacaTTAGAGCAACATGACAACATTGTAACTCAGTATAAAGAGCTGATCAGAGAACAG GATTCTCAGatccaggagctgaaggagcaaGTGGAGTCCATGTCATCTCAAAATGAACAGATGCAGACAACAGTGAGCCAGCAGCTGGCCCAGATCCAGCAGCACAAGGATCAGTACAACATCCTCAAGCTGAAAATCG GTAAGGAGAGTCAGTCTAACGGCCAGGTGGACGTCTCTCAGGTGAACGGGCTGCAGACGGAGGAGCTCACACAGctcagggaggaggtggaggagctccgCAAGCAGCACGCCCTCTTTCAAACACAACTCGGGGACAAAGACGCACTCATCAGCGCCCTG AGGTCGGAGACAGCAGACAGTTCAGCAGGAGGATCAGACCACACAGAACTGCTCAAG GAGCTGGAGGCTCTGAGGAATCAGGTCCAGGCTCAGTCTGCAGAAATCAACCAGATGCAGACGGAGAGACAAGAACTGCTCAGAAGGGCTGAAGCTGGG tCTTCCGATGAAGTTTCCGGCAGTGGCGGCTCATTAGAAGCTGGCGCGACGGCGGAAGTAGAGAGCCGACTGGCAGCACAGACCGCTGAGACGGAGATCCTAAAG GAGGCGGCAAAGGGTTTGTCAGAGAGCCGGGCGGAGCTGGAACAGCAGCTGGCCGCAGCCACCAGCACGGTGgccatcctgcagacggagaaGGCAAAGCTGCAAACGGAGGTCCAAGAGTCCAAGAAGGAGCAGGACGACCTGCTGATGCTGCTTGCAGATCAGGACCAGAAGATCCACAGCCTCAGACTGAGACTCAAAGACCTCGGAGAGCCG GTGGACGATGAAGACGATCTCGACTGCAGGGACCAAACCGATGAGGAGGAttatgaggaggatgatgagaaggaggaggacaaagacgaGAACTAG
- the uso1 gene encoding general vesicular transport factor p115 isoform X6, with protein sequence MNFLRGVMGGQAAGPQPSGAETIHKLCDRVASSTLLEDRRDAVRALKSLSKKYRLEVGTQAMDHLVNILQTDRSDSEILGYALDTLYNILCNDEEEEQDETAQKQSDDLGAQFTEQFVQDPEHVTLLLALLEEFDFHVRWPGVKLLTALLKNQGVQVQGIILVSPMGVSRLMDLLADSREVIRNDGLLLLQQLTKSNAAIQKIVAFESAFERLLDIITEEGSSDGGIVVEDCLLLLLNLLKNNSSNQNFFKEGSYIQRMKPWFEIGDDNSGWSAQKVTNLHLMLQLVRVMVSPVNSPGATSSCQKSMYQCGLLQQLCTILMATGVPADILTETINTVSEVIRGSQVNQDYFASVNAPSNPPRPAIVVLLMSMVNERQPFVLRCAVLYCFQCFLYKNQKGQGEIVATLLPSTIDANSISAGQLLCGGLFSADSLSNWCAAVALAHSLQDNLTQKEQLLRVQLATSLGKPPVSLLQQCTNILSQGSKVQTRVGLLMLLCTWINNCPIAVTHFLHNQENVPFLTAQISENLGEDERLVQGLCALLLGICIYYNDNSLENYTKEKLKQLIEKRIGKENFVEKLGFITKHELYSRAAQKPQPVFPAPEQMLFDHEFTKLVKELEGVITKAVHKSNEEEKKEEEVKKTLEQHDNIVTQYKELIREQDSQIQELKEQVESMSSQNEQMQTTVSQQLAQIQQHKDQYNILKLKIGKESQSNGQVDVSQVNGLQTEELTQLREEVEELRKQHALFQTQLGDKDALISALRSETADSSAGGSDHTELLKELEALRNQVQAQSAEINQMQTERQELLRRAEAGSSDEVSGSGGSLEAGATAEVESRLAAQTAETEILKEAAKGLSESRAELEQQLAAATSTVAILQTEKAKLQTEVQESKKEQDDLLMLLADQDQKIHSLRLRLKDLGEPVDDEDDLDCRDQTDEEDYEEDDEKEEDKDEN encoded by the exons ATGAACTTCTTGAGAGGAGTGATGGGTGGGCAGGCAGCCGGGCCGCAGCCGTCCGGAGCCGAGACG ATCCACAAGTTGTGTGACCGAGTAGCCTCGTCAACGCTCCTGGAAGACCGCAGAGATGCAGTCCGGGCTCTCAAGTCTCTCTCTAAG AAATATCGCCTGGAAGTTGGCACACAGGCGATGGATCACTTGGTTAATATACTGCAAACTGACAG GTCTGACTCTGAAATCCTCGGCTATGCTTTGGACACACtgtacaacatcctctgcaatgatgaggaggaagagcaag ATGAGACCGCCCAGAAGCAGTCCGATGACCTGGGGGCCCAGTTCACCGAGCAGTTTGTTCAGGACCCCGAGCATGTGACTCTGCTTCTCGCACTGTTGGAG GAGTTTGACTTCCATGTACGTTGGCCCGGGGTGAAGCTGCTGACCGCTCTGTTGAAGAACCAAGGTGTCCAGGTCCAGGGTATTATTCTAGTCAGCCCCATGG GTGTTTCCAGATTGATGGACCTGCTAGCAGACTCCAGAGAAGTGATTCGCAACGAT GGCTTGCTGTTGCTTCAGCAGCTTACCAAAAGCAATGCTGCCATTCAGAAAATTGTAGCGTTTGAAAGCGCGTTTGAGCGTCTTCTAGATATCATCACAGAAGAGGGCAGCAGCGATGGAG GTATTGTGGTGGAGgactgtttgctgctgctgctcaaccTGCTCAAGAACAACAGCTCCAATCAGAACTTCTTCAAGGAGGGCTCCTACATTCAGAGAATGAAGCCCTGGTTTGAAATTGGTGACGACAACTCTGGCTGGTCCGCGCAGAAGGTCACCAACCTCCACCTCATGCTGCAG CTGGTGCGTGTCATGGTGTCCCCAGTGAACTCTCCTGGAGCTACATCCAGCTGTCAGAAGTCCATGTACCAGTGCggtctgctgcagcagctgtgcaCCATCCTCATGGCCACAGGTGTTCCTGCCGACATCCTCACTGAG ACCATCAACACTGTGTCAGAGGTCATCAGAGGCTCACAGGTCAACCAGGACTACTTTGCGTCCGTCAACGCTCCTTCAAACCCGCCACg ACCAGCCATCGTGGTGTTGCTCATGTCCATGGTGAATGAGAGACAACCCTTTGTGCTTCGCTGTGCCGTCCTCTACTGTTTCCAGTGTTTCCTGTACAAAAACCAGAAAGGGCAGGGGGAGATTGTGGCCACGCTGCTGCCCTCCACCATTGATG CCAATTCCATCTCAGCGGGCCAGCTGCTGTGCGGAGGGCTGTTCTCCGCGGACTCTCTGTCTAACTGGTGTGCCGCTGTGGCCCTGGCTCACTCCCTGCAGGACAACCTCACTCAGaaggagcagctgctgagggTCCAGCTGGCCACGAGCTTGGGGAAGCCCCCTGTCTCCCTGCTGCAGCAGTGCACCAACATCCTCTCCCAG GGCAGTAAAGTGCAGACCAGGGTGGGCCTCCTCATGCTGCTGTGCACGTGGATCAACAACTGTCCCATTGCTGTCACTCACTTTCTACACAATCAGGAAAACGTTCCCTTT CTGACCGCTCAGATATCAGAGAACTTGGGAGAGGATGAAAGGCTGGTGCAGGGCCTGTGTGCGCTGCTGCTCGGCATCTGCATCTATTACAACGACAACTCGCTGGAAAACTACACCAA AGAGAAGCTAAAGCAGCTAATCGAGAAGCGGATTGGAAAGGAGAACTTTGTAGAGAAACTGGGCTTCATCACCAAACACGAGCTGTACTCGCGGGCGGCTCAGAAGCCGCAGCCCGTCTTCCCGGCTCCGGAACAGATGCTGTTCGACCACGAGTTCACCAAGCTGGTCAAAGAACTGGAGG GTGTGATCACTAAAGCGGTTCACAAATCcaatgaggaggagaaaaaggaagaggaggtgaagaagacaTTAGAGCAACATGACAACATTGTAACTCAGTATAAAGAGCTGATCAGAGAACAG GATTCTCAGatccaggagctgaaggagcaaGTGGAGTCCATGTCATCTCAAAATGAACAGATGCAGACAACAGTGAGCCAGCAGCTGGCCCAGATCCAGCAGCACAAGGATCAGTACAACATCCTCAAGCTGAAAATCG GTAAGGAGAGTCAGTCTAACGGCCAGGTGGACGTCTCTCAGGTGAACGGGCTGCAGACGGAGGAGCTCACACAGctcagggaggaggtggaggagctccgCAAGCAGCACGCCCTCTTTCAAACACAACTCGGGGACAAAGACGCACTCATCAGCGCCCTG AGGTCGGAGACAGCAGACAGTTCAGCAGGAGGATCAGACCACACAGAACTGCTCAAG GAGCTGGAGGCTCTGAGGAATCAGGTCCAGGCTCAGTCTGCAGAAATCAACCAGATGCAGACGGAGAGACAAGAACTGCTCAGAAGGGCTGAAGCTGGG tCTTCCGATGAAGTTTCCGGCAGTGGCGGCTCATTAGAAGCTGGCGCGACGGCGGAAGTAGAGAGCCGACTGGCAGCACAGACCGCTGAGACGGAGATCCTAAAG GAGGCGGCAAAGGGTTTGTCAGAGAGCCGGGCGGAGCTGGAACAGCAGCTGGCCGCAGCCACCAGCACGGTGgccatcctgcagacggagaaGGCAAAGCTGCAAACGGAGGTCCAAGAGTCCAAGAAGGAGCAGGACGACCTGCTGATGCTGCTTGCAGATCAGGACCAGAAGATCCACAGCCTCAGACTGAGACTCAAAGACCTCGGAGAGCCG GTGGACGATGAAGACGATCTCGACTGCAGGGACCAAACCGATGAGGAGGAttatgaggaggatgatgagaaggaggaggacaaagacgaGAACTAG